The following proteins come from a genomic window of Nicotiana tomentosiformis chromosome 12, ASM39032v3, whole genome shotgun sequence:
- the LOC138902751 gene encoding COP1-interactive protein 1-like — translation MEYEAVFLDTVIAWMPGVVPHLENWVRSLVSTLTYAECTWRDLSKGWWEDRTHGLGKDVTMRPPPGDEEVSPPILKSEKENKRKRALNSEGKKTQEENNPLDEVKEETSSQVPKLRGTEDLLSRGEETIEEAVDGGAKIGLEAPQDGGGAPKDPLGAIEIGDSPLFPSFSELMIRDSQAVETCHGKGAHGEEDPFCGYFVGVEDVTGLNDLEAPKKSSGEACLSFKLTNQFSASSANPGRKQTIVISILENARVLAAPVGDAIYLRSLVTEENQAQIDEASVLHHEAFFLSRGELSLYEAKNRGLTEERDAFKLLSEQREGEAKGLRAELEASQKEQADLAEQVKRILKVNDTDSGLVANSSVPQVQRKLDVIGKLREEVDTVKAEAEAWKKNMDRLASEKEAARAQLTSAETQLRNLKEKALVQAKKIEEFQSRLGSVTSDRERLATELAAAKSEVKTAKANADEMVAVYRSDIEASQVRAKEVAKATQARANWVAEHAKCQSRRETLEEIHARGFDLTAEIENAKELEVEARVLAFPDDDEFGSMSGSESDEGLKREDATLEEDYFL, via the exons atggaatatgaagc TGTTTTTCTCGATACAGTCATTGCTTGGATGCCGGGTGTGGTTCCCCACCTCGAAAACTGGGTTAGGAGCCTGGTTTCGACGTTAACATATGCCGAGTGCacatggcgcgatttgtcaaagggctgGTGGGAGGATCGTACTCATG gtctcGGAAAGGATGTGACTATGAGACCCCCGCCCGGTGATGAAGAAGTTTCACCACCTATTTTGAAATCGGAGAAGGAgaataagaggaaaagggcctTGAACTCCGAGGGTAAAAAAACCCAAGAAGAGAACAACCC GCTTGATGAGGTCAAGGAGGAGACATCATCCCAAGTCCCCAAGCTGAGAGGAACCGAAGATCTTTTATCTCGGGGCGAAGAGACCATTGAAGAGGCGGTGGATGGCGGTGCAAAAATCGGCCTTGAGGCTCCCCAAGATGGAGGCGGCGCCCCAAAAGacccacttggggcaatagagatcGGAGATTCTCCCttgtttccttcattttctgagtTGATGATACGTGACTCTCAGGCCGTGGAGACTTGTCACGGGAAGGGAGCCCACGGAGAGGAAGATCCTTTCTGTGGTTATTTTgttggggtagaagatgtcacTGGTCTGAACGACTTGGAGGCTCCGAAGAAGAGCTCGGGCGAGGCTTGCTTGAGTTTTAAACTGACCAATCAGTTTTCGGCCTCTAGTGCCAATCCCGGGCGTAAGCAAACAATCGTTATCTCGATCTTGGAGAATGCCCGGGTTCTTGCAGCCCCCGTAGGGGATGCTATCTACCTCCGATCTTTGGTCACGGAAGAAAACCAAGCACAGATTGACGAG gcttCTGTGCTTCATCATGAGGCTTTCTTCCTATCCCGAGGGGAGCTGAGCCTCTACGAAGCCAAAAACcgagggcttactgaggagagagatgccttcaagcttctcagtgagcagagagaagggGAAGCAAAAGGACTTCGGGCTGAGCTAGAAGCATCTCAGAAAGAACAAGCTGATCTGGCCGAGCAGGTAAAGAGAATCCTTAAAGTTAATGACACTGACTCGGGCTTGGTGGCTAACAGTTCGGTCCCACAGGTCCAGCGAAAGCTTGAtgtgatcgggaagcttcgtgaggaagtGGACACAGTAAAAGCGGAGGCTGAGGCatggaagaagaacatggaccgccttgccTCAGAAAAAGAAGCAGCCCGAGCTCAACTAACCTCGGCTGAGACCCAACTAAGAAACTTGAAAGAGaaagccttggtgcaagccaagaaaattgaggagttccagtctcgTTTGGGTTCAGTAACTTCCGATCGAGAGAGGCTGGCCACAGAACTTGCAGCAGCCAAATCGGAGGTCAAAACGGCCAAGGCTAATGCTGATGAAATGGTAGCCGTCTACCGATCCGACATTGAAGCTtctcaggttcgagcaaaggaggttgccAAAGCTACGCAGGCTCGAgcaaactgggttgccgagcatgctaaatgccagtctcgaagggagactctcgaggagatccatgctcgtggcttcgatcttacagccgagatcgagaatgctaaggagctCGAAGTTGAAGCCAGAGTGCtggcctttcctgatgatgatgaatttgGGAGTATGAGCGGATCTGAAAGCGATGAAGGCCTCAAGAGAGAAGATGCTACTCTCGAAGAAGACTATTTCCTTTAG